A region from the Lates calcarifer isolate ASB-BC8 linkage group LG2, TLL_Latcal_v3, whole genome shotgun sequence genome encodes:
- the ramac gene encoding RNA guanine-N7 methyltransferase activating subunit isoform X1 has product MKTAVNQWQVRALPELFENTFICSRRKIFSDALVLGFWTSLCMITEMTESTENLQKYEELFAHRFTSEDHEYQEYLNRPADRPPIVEDWRGRAGGNQRGRDNRYQDRRGRGGHGWGGGRGWGGGQGWRGDRREQQHWHDRDRDRDRDRDRDRDRDRDQDRHWGHGSGYQSGAPGSNQGYNSHHQRPYYDRY; this is encoded by the exons ATGAAAACAGCCGTCAATCAGTGGCAGGTGCGCGCGCTCCCGGAACTTTTCGAAAACACGTTCATATGTTCCCGGAGGAAGATTTTCAGCGACGCACTGGTGTTAGGATTTTGGACAAGTCTGTGCATGATTACAG AAATGACCGAGAGCACGGAAAACCTGCAGAAGTACGAGGAGCTGTTTGCCCACAGATTCACGTCAGAGGACCATGAGTACCAGGAGTACTTGAACCGTCCAGCTGACCGCCCACCCATAGTCGAGGACTGGAGGGGTCGTGCGGGAGGAAACCAGAGAGGCAGGGATAACAG GTACCAGGACCGTCGTGGACGCGGAGGTCATGGGtggggaggaggcagaggctgGGGAGGAGGCCAAGGCTGGAGAGGGGATCGTCGTGAGCAGCAACACTGGCAtgacagggacagggacagggatAGGGAtagggacagggacagggacagggacagggacCAGGACCGGCACTGGGGGCATGGAAGTGGATATCAGTCAGGTGCTCCAGGCTCCAACCAGGGATACAACTCCCATCATCAGAGACCATATTATGACCGATACTGA
- the ramac gene encoding RNA guanine-N7 methyltransferase activating subunit isoform X2 → MTESTENLQKYEELFAHRFTSEDHEYQEYLNRPADRPPIVEDWRGRAGGNQRGRDNRYQDRRGRGGHGWGGGRGWGGGQGWRGDRREQQHWHDRDRDRDRDRDRDRDRDRDQDRHWGHGSGYQSGAPGSNQGYNSHHQRPYYDRY, encoded by the exons ATGACCGAGAGCACGGAAAACCTGCAGAAGTACGAGGAGCTGTTTGCCCACAGATTCACGTCAGAGGACCATGAGTACCAGGAGTACTTGAACCGTCCAGCTGACCGCCCACCCATAGTCGAGGACTGGAGGGGTCGTGCGGGAGGAAACCAGAGAGGCAGGGATAACAG GTACCAGGACCGTCGTGGACGCGGAGGTCATGGGtggggaggaggcagaggctgGGGAGGAGGCCAAGGCTGGAGAGGGGATCGTCGTGAGCAGCAACACTGGCAtgacagggacagggacagggatAGGGAtagggacagggacagggacagggacagggacCAGGACCGGCACTGGGGGCATGGAAGTGGATATCAGTCAGGTGCTCCAGGCTCCAACCAGGGATACAACTCCCATCATCAGAGACCATATTATGACCGATACTGA
- the homer2 gene encoding homer protein homolog 2 isoform X3, producing the protein MEQPIYTTRAHVFQIDPTTKKNWVPASKQAVTVSYFYDSTRNSYRIISVDGSKVIINSTITPNMTFTKTSQKFGQWADSRANTVFGLGFASEQQLTKFAEKFQEVKEAAKLARDKSQEKVETLSNHSQESGRDTPSTNQASSINGTDDEKISHVGPEAALLKTENERLKSAVEQSNTNAKKWETELQTLRENNARLVDALQESSANVESWKKQLSACKEESDTLREKIADLEAQCNEANQEKQKNAQLTVRVQELEAELQDKEQELENLRKQAEIIPQLMAECESITTKLQAAETKNKELEGRIEGLQMDIDDSRQKQGNMKGELKKFMDILDGKIDELHEFRQGLSKLGVDN; encoded by the exons AT GGAGCAGCCAATCTACACCACCAGGGCCCATGTCTTCCAAATCGACCCAACCACCAAGAAGAACTGGGTTCCTGCCAGCAAGCAGGCTGTCACAGTCTCCTATTTTTACGACAGCACACGTAACAGCTACCGCATTATCAGCGTGGATGGATCcaag GTGATCATCAACAGTACCATCACACCTAATATGACATTCACCAAGACGTCACAGAAGTTTGGCCAGTGGGCAGACAGCAGGGCCAACACTGTGTTTGGACTGGGCTTCGCTTCAGAGCAGCAACTAACCAAG TTTGCTGAGAAGTTCCAGGAGGTAAAAGAAGCAGCCAAGTTAGCAAGGGACAAATCTCAAGAGAAGGTGGAGACACTGAGTAATCACTCCCAG GAGTCTGGTCGTGATACACCCTCCACCAATCAGGCATCCAGCATTAATGGGACAGATGATGAGAAAATCTCTCACGTCGGTCCAGAGGCTGCTCTgctgaagacagaaaatgaacgCCTTAAGAGTGCAGTAGAACAGAG CAACACCAACGCCAAGAAGTGggaaacagagctgcagacttTAAGAGAAAATAATGCCAGGCTGGTGGATGCACTGCAGGAGTCTTCAGCTAATGTAGAGAGCTGGAAGAAACAACTTAGTGCCTGCAAGGAAGAGAGTGACACGCTCAGGGAAAAG ATTGCAGATCTAGAAGCCCAGTGTAATGAAGCCAATcaggagaagcagaaaaatgCCCAACTGACTGTACGAGTGCAGGAGCTGGAGGCTGAGCTACAGGACAAAGAGCAG GAGCTGGAGAACCTGAGGAAGCAGGCAGAGATAATCCCTCAGCTCATGGCGGAGTGCGAGAGCATCACCACAAAACTGCAG GCTGCAGAGACGAAGAACAAGGAACTAGAGGGGAGGATAGAGGGTCTTCAGATGGACATAGACGACAGTCGACAAAAGCAGGGCAACATGAAGGGCGAGCTGAAGAAGTTCATGGATATTTTGGATGGAAAGATAGACGAGCTGCACGAGTTCAGGCAGGGGCTTTCCAAGCTAGGTGTTGATAACTGA
- the homer2 gene encoding homer protein homolog 2 isoform X2, with translation MGEQPIYTTRAHVFQIDPTTKKNWVPASKQAVTVSYFYDSTRNSYRIISVDGSKVIINSTITPNMTFTKTSQKFGQWADSRANTVFGLGFASEQQLTKFAEKFQEVKEAAKLARDKSQEKVETLSNHSQESGRDTPSTNQASSINGTDDEKISHVGPEAALLKTENERLKSAVEQSNTNAKKWETELQTLRENNARLVDALQESSANVESWKKQLSACKEESDTLREKIADLEAQCNEANQEKQKNAQLTVRVQELEAELQDKEQELENLRKQAEIIPQLMAECESITTKLQAAETKNKELEGRIEGLQMDIDDSRQKQGNMKGELKKFMDILDGKIDELHEFRQGLSKLGVDN, from the exons ATGGG GGAGCAGCCAATCTACACCACCAGGGCCCATGTCTTCCAAATCGACCCAACCACCAAGAAGAACTGGGTTCCTGCCAGCAAGCAGGCTGTCACAGTCTCCTATTTTTACGACAGCACACGTAACAGCTACCGCATTATCAGCGTGGATGGATCcaag GTGATCATCAACAGTACCATCACACCTAATATGACATTCACCAAGACGTCACAGAAGTTTGGCCAGTGGGCAGACAGCAGGGCCAACACTGTGTTTGGACTGGGCTTCGCTTCAGAGCAGCAACTAACCAAG TTTGCTGAGAAGTTCCAGGAGGTAAAAGAAGCAGCCAAGTTAGCAAGGGACAAATCTCAAGAGAAGGTGGAGACACTGAGTAATCACTCCCAG GAGTCTGGTCGTGATACACCCTCCACCAATCAGGCATCCAGCATTAATGGGACAGATGATGAGAAAATCTCTCACGTCGGTCCAGAGGCTGCTCTgctgaagacagaaaatgaacgCCTTAAGAGTGCAGTAGAACAGAG CAACACCAACGCCAAGAAGTGggaaacagagctgcagacttTAAGAGAAAATAATGCCAGGCTGGTGGATGCACTGCAGGAGTCTTCAGCTAATGTAGAGAGCTGGAAGAAACAACTTAGTGCCTGCAAGGAAGAGAGTGACACGCTCAGGGAAAAG ATTGCAGATCTAGAAGCCCAGTGTAATGAAGCCAATcaggagaagcagaaaaatgCCCAACTGACTGTACGAGTGCAGGAGCTGGAGGCTGAGCTACAGGACAAAGAGCAG GAGCTGGAGAACCTGAGGAAGCAGGCAGAGATAATCCCTCAGCTCATGGCGGAGTGCGAGAGCATCACCACAAAACTGCAG GCTGCAGAGACGAAGAACAAGGAACTAGAGGGGAGGATAGAGGGTCTTCAGATGGACATAGACGACAGTCGACAAAAGCAGGGCAACATGAAGGGCGAGCTGAAGAAGTTCATGGATATTTTGGATGGAAAGATAGACGAGCTGCACGAGTTCAGGCAGGGGCTTTCCAAGCTAGGTGTTGATAACTGA
- the homer2 gene encoding homer protein homolog 2 isoform X1, translating to MCSAVAFHFSSPASVSWLQTLPLQREQPIYTTRAHVFQIDPTTKKNWVPASKQAVTVSYFYDSTRNSYRIISVDGSKVIINSTITPNMTFTKTSQKFGQWADSRANTVFGLGFASEQQLTKFAEKFQEVKEAAKLARDKSQEKVETLSNHSQESGRDTPSTNQASSINGTDDEKISHVGPEAALLKTENERLKSAVEQSNTNAKKWETELQTLRENNARLVDALQESSANVESWKKQLSACKEESDTLREKIADLEAQCNEANQEKQKNAQLTVRVQELEAELQDKEQELENLRKQAEIIPQLMAECESITTKLQAAETKNKELEGRIEGLQMDIDDSRQKQGNMKGELKKFMDILDGKIDELHEFRQGLSKLGVDN from the exons ATGTGTTCAGCAGTGGCCTTTCACTTCTCTTCCCCTGCCAGTGTGAGCTGGCTCCAGACACTGCCACTGCAAAg GGAGCAGCCAATCTACACCACCAGGGCCCATGTCTTCCAAATCGACCCAACCACCAAGAAGAACTGGGTTCCTGCCAGCAAGCAGGCTGTCACAGTCTCCTATTTTTACGACAGCACACGTAACAGCTACCGCATTATCAGCGTGGATGGATCcaag GTGATCATCAACAGTACCATCACACCTAATATGACATTCACCAAGACGTCACAGAAGTTTGGCCAGTGGGCAGACAGCAGGGCCAACACTGTGTTTGGACTGGGCTTCGCTTCAGAGCAGCAACTAACCAAG TTTGCTGAGAAGTTCCAGGAGGTAAAAGAAGCAGCCAAGTTAGCAAGGGACAAATCTCAAGAGAAGGTGGAGACACTGAGTAATCACTCCCAG GAGTCTGGTCGTGATACACCCTCCACCAATCAGGCATCCAGCATTAATGGGACAGATGATGAGAAAATCTCTCACGTCGGTCCAGAGGCTGCTCTgctgaagacagaaaatgaacgCCTTAAGAGTGCAGTAGAACAGAG CAACACCAACGCCAAGAAGTGggaaacagagctgcagacttTAAGAGAAAATAATGCCAGGCTGGTGGATGCACTGCAGGAGTCTTCAGCTAATGTAGAGAGCTGGAAGAAACAACTTAGTGCCTGCAAGGAAGAGAGTGACACGCTCAGGGAAAAG ATTGCAGATCTAGAAGCCCAGTGTAATGAAGCCAATcaggagaagcagaaaaatgCCCAACTGACTGTACGAGTGCAGGAGCTGGAGGCTGAGCTACAGGACAAAGAGCAG GAGCTGGAGAACCTGAGGAAGCAGGCAGAGATAATCCCTCAGCTCATGGCGGAGTGCGAGAGCATCACCACAAAACTGCAG GCTGCAGAGACGAAGAACAAGGAACTAGAGGGGAGGATAGAGGGTCTTCAGATGGACATAGACGACAGTCGACAAAAGCAGGGCAACATGAAGGGCGAGCTGAAGAAGTTCATGGATATTTTGGATGGAAAGATAGACGAGCTGCACGAGTTCAGGCAGGGGCTTTCCAAGCTAGGTGTTGATAACTGA